Part of the Quercus lobata isolate SW786 chromosome 6, ValleyOak3.0 Primary Assembly, whole genome shotgun sequence genome, TCTACAGGTCAATGGAAATTCTAGCAAAACTAAAGGGCAATGGAAACTATAACCACCATGCATTGATAATAGTGGCAGATTGTCTGCATCACAAGTGAGGAAGTTGACAACTAATGATCTGTCATGCTTAGGAAAGATAAAAATCAAAGTGACAGGTAAATGTCTGCATTGTGTTTCAGGAAGACAATTAACAGTAAAAGTATCACTACTTCCATCCTTGCATACTGTTCTATATTTTCCACTCATTATACAATAACCTCCAAAGACAGAATCTTATATATACCAATTCATTAAAAAACCATGTCAGACTTGCAAAGCTTGTGATATCTATAAACATGGAGGAATTATCCACTGAAAGATATTCTATAACtaaacaaatacaaattctGAACTGAAATAAGTGGAAGAGCTTATGAAACTGCCTTAAATGAATTCTAGAAACTGCAATAATTGAGATTCTAGATTCAGTACAAAACAACTATTAGAAGGATAAGGAACAAATATAAAACTATCTCCAATTATGGATGCTAAAGCAACCAAGGAATCTTGTTTTTCCAATAGAAGATGAAAAGAATGACTATTGAACTCCATGCAGATAAACCGACACTAGTTTTATCACTAAGCTTTTTCTTgcagtttaaaaaaatttctttgttgaACGGCCAAATCCAATAACAATAAATGCAAAGTTATCCCTATTCTATTTATCCGAATTCATACTCTCTATTACTTCATGAATTGACATGTCCTTTTTTTCCTACTTctattaatattacttttggCCTTTCTCTACCTTTCTTTGTTCCCTCAACTtgaatcacacacacacacatatatatattaaaaaatcagCACTAGGAATGACAAAAATTCAGCAATATACATCTGAACAGGATACCCTAATCTAACATTGCTTCACATGTATCAAATAGCTTATTATTCTACTGATATGGCATTGTAAGCATACGCTAAATGGATAGATAACATGTGTCAGGGACCGTTGTCTGCTCAGTGCCCACCAACACGAGTACAAAATTCTCTTAAGCAAAAAAACAGCACTAGGACCATGCTACCTCTAACATTTACTTGGAAATTCTTTCTGAAAAGGTTAAAACTCCAATGTTAATAGGGGGAAAATCCAGTgattaataaaaaggaagaaataaCAGGTAAAAGGAAAAGGTAAAATGTGTACAACGAGCCTTTTGAAATTACATTAGTAACAAGGGAGAAGTACAAGTACAAACTCAATTTCAAAGGGATCAGTCCATTTCTTTTTTGCCTAAAACAAAACAGTAAGGAGAAGCAAATACACGAGATGTATTCAAGACAATTTCATAAAAGAACACCAAGCAACAACCTAAAATTACACAAGTCAAGAAAGCCCCAATTATTGcgaaaaattacactttgcccccTGAACTATCGAAATGCACAATTGACCCCCCAAAGTTATAACTTTGTAACTTAATCCCCGGTCGTTTATTTTAGGGTTAAGTTTAACAGAATTTAGCATTAAAAGAATCTTTCAATGCTACACTTCGTTAGAATTAACTAAGAAAGTAACTAGAGGGGATAGAGTGTTACACGGGTTTTAGTTTAGGGGTCGATCATGCATTATTGTAGTTCCAaggtggggtttttttttttttttgggggggggggggggggtaagtGTAAAATGGTGTATGGTTTAGGgtggaaaagtgtaatttaCCCCTAATTATTTTACATAGAACAATTAATACAAGGAAGCTAATCTAACAAATCACAAAACACATGAGAGATAacaaactgaaaagaaaaagcaagacGACAACGTTGACAAGAGAGCGAGCACTATCACTCTGCTCCAAGGCTCCTGATTGCAACAACCACAGTTATAACAGATGAATGGACTCCATAAGAAAAACGTGCAACTAATCTTAGTAAATCTTTCCCCCATCTCAGTACAAATCTCTTGTTGCTACCTGCACTGATTGTTCAACTGACTCAAATTTCAGCAAGAAATGAAATGCAAAAGGGTAAATTTGAACTCAGCATCCCAAACAAGTATTCATTGTTTGAGCTTCAACCCCAAATCCCTATCAACAAGCAACTGGTAGTGCTAAATAAGCACAGAGTTTTAGACTTCATAAATGGTTCTAATCcccacatttttcttttcctataatgAATATTTGTCTTTAATTGCCTTCTCTAACATAACAAAGCCTGAGAAAATGATACAATTCATTAGCAAGTACTTTATCTTCACTAATAACTGAGAATGGTGTAGAAATCTCAGCGTGGCTGGTCAAGGCATGATTGGATATGAAAAAAGAACCAGAAAAGAGCATCAGGGGAAACTTTTTTTCTGGGAAAGATTAAACCTATAACCAAGCCCATCTTATGAAGAAACCTGAGAAACTCAAGGCAATAGAAACCAGAGACAAATTACTTAAGAAAGATTGGAGGTGGACCTATATCTCCAACATATTGAGCATCTAATAACATAATGGAACATTTTTTCTAAGCAAATGACATATACATTTCTCATAGGCTCCAATTCTTTCAGTCAAAGTCATTCAGACAATGAACTGTGGCATTTAAGTCTAACTAAGAGCACTTATGAAACTACATTGTTTCACTAAGAAGTCTTTTCTAGATTGCTTGTCAATTATGTGCTAGTCTTAGCAACCTCTTTCGTCAAAAAAATGGGGAGGAAATCCTACCACCTCTACTAAACACATGGAAGAGCACATCCATACCTACACTTTGTCTTCAAACACGGAAATCTTGTCCATTTCAGCAGACAaagcataacaaaaataatgcaCTTCTCAAAATCATTGGgtaaagataataataaagcaCTGGAAAAGGAAGTAACAGGAAGAGGTTCATTGAGGGAGATGAATAAATGTGCAATTACAGAGGAAAAATAACCTACGTAGTTTTTTAAGAAGAAAGCacttttattaacttaaaaaatacatattcAAGAAGACAGGTTCTGAGAATTCACTTTAAAAGTACAACTCCACAAAAGCACAGTTAAGGCACTGTTAACTTCAGTTGAGTTCAGCAACAAATATTACATTACCTTGAGAAAACTAATATCTTTCTTCCAGGGATGCACATCCTATGATAGAACCATATGCTGACCCACACATGGGTTTAATTTCCCTCCATGTTAATGGCATGGCAGAAGGGTCACAAACTCTCACCAAACCCAACTTTACAATGTCAAACCTCCCAGCTCCTGATTCCTCCCACTTGAGAACTTTCCCTCCCACAATATACAATTCATGCCTCAATGCAGCAAACCCATAACTAAAGGCCTCCAATGGCCGGGGGTGGTCAGGGAGAATGACCGAAGGAACTATACCCACATTATACCACTCTCCTTTATCAGTGTACCTTGTTTTAATCAAGCTCTCACCCAAATCTACAACAGTATATACACGATCATCCCCTATCACCTGAGCTGCAAATTGCATTTCCCTTGAGAAAGGCCAGATGTCCTCTACTGTGCACCAATTTCTGTCTGCTGGACTTAGAACCTCAGAGGTTTTCTGGTCTGGCAGGCCCACCCGGTCACTCAGAACATAAAATTTGCCTTTATATGATAAGCCTAAGCAGTTCATCTGTGGATTGAGCATCGGTGGCAATTCCTCCCATCTGCAACTTCTGCTTGGTTATGACTAATATAGAACATTACAGAAGTAAAATAGCaagaaaaatttaatgaagTTTATCTTATTTGCCCTTTCTAATCAAGTGAAGTAattatgaactaaaattttaaaaaataataacgatgatgatgatgatcctgCAGAAGAGGAAACTTCAATCTGTACAAAACTAGTCTGTACATCATTCAAcaattttttgggaaattttctCATTTATGAATGCATCAAATTGCTACAGAGGTGAGAATACACCTGCAAGAAATTACTAAAAAGATGCGAAGAAGAAATTGACAATTATTAATCAGCTACAGAATATGTTTAAAGAGCACGACATaagtgaaaattttcatctaaacATACTTGTCTGTCAAGGGATCATAAACCTCAGCAAGTGCGAGCCCTCTGGTGCAGGATAAGTTGAATCCCCCAGCTACATAAACCTTACCAGAAATAACACTGCAAGCAAATTGAGACCGTGGTGTTCGCATGCTTGCTACACGACTCCACTTTTTTCTGTATGGATCAAACTGCATAACCTCATTTGTTCTAGAAGGCTTTTGATGGGGAAATACAGGATCATGAGGCACATATGATCCACCAATCACCAAGAAACGATTGCAAACACTAACACATGAAAATCCAACGTGTTTACAGTCAGCATGGGTAGTTGGAATCTTGGGCAGAGGATGCCATATATCAGCTTCAGGATCATAGGCAACCCACTCATTGCTAGAGCCTTCAGTAAGAACAAATAACCAATTTCCACACCACCCTTCTCTAGCTTTAAAACTGGCAAAGTCAGAGCTGCGGATTAAATCTCTCCACTTTGTTGAGACAGTTTCAAGCACTCCATGGTGTCCATGGGACAACTTTGCTAAACATCTCAAAGCCAAGTCATCCGGCAATCCAGGAATGACACATTGATTCACAGGTTCCCTAagttgaaagaaaatgaaaagaaatgagagaagaaaattcccaaacaGGGAAACACAgacaccaacaacaacaagaacaacCAAGCctaaattccaaaatttttggggACAGCTATGCTATGGATCCTCAAAAAACTAGTCAAGGTtggccacatgtattctttaACACCATTCAATTCTATTCGAAATCATACACTCTTTTCAGTCTTCCTCTGCCTTTTTTCGTTCCctcaacttgaatcaactcaCTCTTTCTCACTAGTgtattaacaacaacaacaacaaagctttagtcccaaaatttcTAAGGTCAGTTACggatcctcaacaaattagttAGGGTCGGCCCCATatattcttttcctccattctattcTACTTGAAGTCATACTCAAtattacttccttaattgacatgtcttGTTTTTCTACTACTAATGCTTTTTTTAGTCCTcctataactttttttttgttcccacAACTTGAATCAACTCACACGTTTAGACCaattaagatattaaaaatgaaagCTTATTGAGCTATGGAGGATAGTGTTTGGGAAAATGGTGGGGCCCATGGCATAAgtacttggaaaaaaaaaagaatttctatTACAAAAGGGTCTTCCATTCCAACATCAAATTATCATCATTCATCAACAAATTGCTATTTCTATGACATTAATAAGTAAAGGGTTGTTGAGTTGACACCAATAACAAATTGagcaactaaaaaataaaaagaaacaaatgggtattagcaacaaaaaaaagaaaagaaaaagaaaatgatgatcTTACATGAATTATGTATGGGGATTGGTGGAGACTCATACAACTCTGTTAACATGGAACAGTGACCTCCGAGGAATCACAGTTTATGGCTGTCATGTCTGATTGAGTGTCtgcaacaaacaaacaaacaaaaaccctCCGTAAATTACAGATTAAgaaaatagtttaataaatcAATTCGGAACCAGAAACCCTAAAACGCTCACCCTTATAGGATAATGCAAaggggaaaaggaaaaagcatTTGGGAGAGAGAAATGCTTATGGCTATGGGGTGGAATAAGAAGGAGACTATTTAGGGCGGTATGGTAACGTTATTCTAGGAATCAAGGAAtcttgtttgtattttttgaaagggaaaagCCTGTGTGTAGTGAAAATTTTCGCTGGACACCGCAAGATTTAGAGACGTGTATGTAATTTAATGTATCCAGTAAAAACTTTCACCGGACACAAGTTGgaccatttttaaaaatatttatgaataaaaaatgggtaaaaatgtgtgtaatattatttaaaaactgaaaatacgcGATCAAACTCCTATACCAAACCACCCCTTTATATTTCATGGGTTTTACGcgtaaactattttagaaaatattttatgaaaaaggggataattttttttttaatagttttttcaatGTCTTAAAACATGCCCTAAAGTTAATTTATTTCCGAGAtggtttcaaatttcaatttgaagcccttttttctttctctttttctttagaaaaaatcttttttttttttttttggactatAGTGAAGCAAAGAAATGTGGCAAATTTATGATTCATTTGAGAACAATTTATatagttaaaattgaaatttttttattgtaaataaagttaaaagttagctgaaatagtacactGAGACCCATTAATAGTACTAAAAagaagttaaatagtaaaagaaactCCTCAATATAAGCTTATCCTAAATGCAACCTTAATAATTCACCTCGCCTCTgcattgttaaattttttttttttttttacaatgcaTTGTTATAATTTTGGGCAGGTATTAAACAAAGAGGTTTGTTAGAAAAATATCTGTTtaaggaaattttaaaaattccctTATAATAAGATCAAGATaaccaaaaaatcaaatattcatTACTATTACTGTGGGGACACAAGTCCAAATATATATTGGGtcttgggccttgggccttggccGAGGAGGCATAGTGGTTCGAGAATAGATCAATAGTGAGGATGAAGTAAGGCTTTGAATTTCACGAGCAAACTATAACTGTAAAGGCTGGGAAAAGTAGGCCGAGGAGGAGTATCTCCTCAGCTAAGTAAAGAAGGGGTCAGAAGGAGAGTTTTATTATCCAGAGTGACGTTCCAAGAAGTTCTGTTAATAAGGATATACACTGTGAACATACATGACAAAATGGAAGCTGAtaaatatctaagaaaaaacaGTTACTACCATACTGAATgttctgcagctaactctctgaccgcatttatGTGTAGAaaacctctgaacagtgctgccttagTTGAGCCAACTCACAGATGGCCTATCAGGGTGTCcaatgggacaagcactcaagtagtggcttggACTATTAACAAGTGGAGGACCAAGATCATTCAAATggagatatataatgtaagagacccttgATAAAAGAGGGGGGGGGAAGATAAAAAGAGAAACACTATAGCAATTAAGAACTGAACTTGTAATCCAATTTAAgaatcaatatataagaactaatcTCCTTAGACTGTGCCGAGGACagttttctttagattaaactagtcaatcttcattttcttgtcatcttAATCCATTTTGCCTATTGTCTAATTTattaaaacctagttttccaactcactatctacaaattcattgtattgggctttttgggcctaagctCATTTATCCTTTGGGCTGGGAACTCAAATTTGCcttacctccagtacttttcttaaaatgaatctccttttattttaatgagaaactgccACATGacctattaactaaataaaatatgaggattaaaactcactatcacttaccattgtatatttaaaataaaaggatatattcagttaaaaaagtactggagataaacaaacccaaaaaaaaaaggcaagagATAAACACTAGtaaggaagaaaaggaagggACCCCAGTCAGTGGCAAGGCACAACCTGTTGAGGAGCCCTTTCCCCCCTTAGCACATTACCAAGAACAACCCTATTCCCATCAATCCACTCACTCCCTCAAAAGGAGTATGAAGACcattgatgggacaagtatccccTCCCCTCACCGAGCAAACTACTAGAGAAAGAGGGGAATCACCGGTATAAATAGAACGCTCCCTCATTGAGAAGGGAACAGAAaaattggagagagaaagagagtgataAGTTGTAATAGCTTCCTCGgtctaaaagaaaaatacaagaatcACAGTTATTTCTTCCATCTGTATGAACTCCATCATCAAATTAACCTTCTTAGACCTCCCATTGTGAATTTCTTTACATGTACTATAACTTAATTGTGAAACttatttactttttgtttttcgaCTCCCAcaccaaacatgccctaataCTAATAGTAGATGATATGCAAAATTTTATTGCTAATTTTTATAACTGATTTTTTAAGGGTATATTGGTGGAGTTAATAGTGAACGTTTAAAGACATATTGTGAACATTTAAGGGCATATTGGAGGAATTAATAATGGACATTAAGGGTATTTTCATCAAAATATGCGTCCAATGGTTTTGGgatctaatttttatattatattataaatgttaaaatatttatCATGTACAAATAATTGTTTAGATAGATAGATTATAGATAAATAGATAAATACGAAACCTACCTCattaagaatattaaaaaaaaaaaaaaaaaaaaaaaaacctcaacttATCACACTCTGTTGCCTTCCTTAACCTTGGTCACTTGGCAcattatatattcaaatttctaaaattttaaaaaactataaaacaaattgtaattttatcCTACAATATAAGGTTAATCGCATTTAAttcctataattttaaaaactttgttATGTGCCCAAAGATGTTGAAtctaccttaaaaaaaaaagattagaaatagAATGCAACTATTAAATTCTTCTATAAACCTAAGTATAATACCAAActaatacaaactattttattctataacccaaaaaaaaaaaaaaaaaactattttattagcGCATTACTGAGTTAGACAGATTTGTAAATTCGTTGACTCGCACCCGATCCAATTCGCTTGGTTTTGGCCCTTTTGGGGGATAAtaaatagggatggcaatttttgcccGACCTGCAGATACCCGGTCcggcccgaccctaatgggtcggattttacccggtccgattaggaatagggtcgggtatgggttttaaaaaaaaaaaacccgaagcgggtccgggtcgggttcaggttttattaaaaaattcgAGACCCGACCCGAATAAAACCCGGTAccctaaaattacaaaatacccctttctctctctctctctctctctctctctcctctctctctctctctctctctctctctctatatatatatatatatatatatatatatacctatcaTCTAACCCTAACCCTCATTTCTTCATCTGCTCAGAACTCACGCTGCCTCACTCACAATCTCTTCAGCTCAGTCTCGccactctcactcactcactcacctCGCCGTCGCCGTAGCTCACCGCCGATCCCTCTCTCCACCGTCCCAAGCTCACTCTCAATCTCACCGTCGACCCAACTGTCCAACCTCTCACAGTCGCCGTAGCCGGTCCCTCTCGTCGCCATCCCAAGCTCTTGCTATCGGTCTCTTTCTGTTCTGTTCTCtgcttttcttcaatttttttttttttgatattgatGTACTCGGTCTATTCTGTTCTGTAGCTAAATCAAAcattttgtgtatatatataaatgataaaagaagAGTTGAATGTGGTTGTAgtggatttgtgttttttactttttgtggtTGTTTTGAATGGTGGGTgtgatttgtgtttttgttcaaGTTTGTTCCTTTTTGGATTAGTTGGTTTAGCTTAGGAGCTGGAGAGCTCAGTGAAAGAAGCTCAAGGTTTTCCCATTTTGTTTACTTCAGAGTTTCAGTAAATGGATTTGCTTTGTATGTGAGGTTCACAGTTTTGAAATTTGGATGTCGTTGTTCTTGTTACAGTCTCAAGCCAAAGTACCTGAGAGAGGGGTTTTGTGAGtctctttgcatttttttttttttttttttttcggttggGCCATGATTTGGGCCACAGATTAGGCCCAAATCTGGTTGGGCTAAACGGGGCCCGTGGGGCCCGACTGGGAGGGTCTGGGCCCCGGGAAAaaaacccgtttaataaacggacCGAGTTCGAACTACAGGTCTTGACCCGCAGATCGGGTCCGGATATGAAAAAACCCGATCCGAACCCGACTCGTTGCCATccctaataataaaaaagacttGGTAGAAGTAGAACTGTAGAAGGGAAACGTCTGGAATTCTCTTCTCTGCATTGTTACTCTTTAAtcttatatattcttttcttggcaaccaaggTTTTTCGTTTTCATAACATATAAGAATCCACATCTTCACCAACTTtcgagagagagaaagagacagagaCGGAGAGAGtatattttgtatatacaaCTACAAGTAatcgaaaaaagagagaaaaaaaaattaagcaaaagATGGAGAGAGGAAGAGGGAGAATGTTGCCGTTGCTGGCGCTTCACGCGGCGAGCGAGTTTTACAGGCTCGAGAGGAAGCCACCTGTTACGGCTGCACTTCTCGCTGCCAATACTCTGATTTATTTGAGACCCGGATTTCTCCATTCTATTCTTCCTTCCATTGATCAAGTCTGGTTCAATCCCTATCTCATCCTCAGGGTATGTATCTATGCTCAATTCTCATCAACAACCTTTCATCGTCTTTTATAACTATCAATTTTGTATCTTAACGTTGAATTCAGTGGGATTTAGCTTCTGGGTATTCTTAAAAACTTGGCTATTAAGGTAGACAAAACATAGAAATGTTTCAATTGGTGAATATGTCAATGcaacatcaaattcttcattagattagatatataataaaagaaaagtggaAAAACCAAGAAAGATGTTCTGTTTTTGTTGATTGTATTttacttttacatttatttgtGGACTGGGTTCTTCATCTCCTGCTGTATAGTTGGACAGTGAACCATTTGCacataatatttacaaataggTGAATGGGAAGACCTTCTAGGACAGAAAGGGCTATGCTATTGACCGACCCTTTCATAGTGACTTTGAATCAATAGGTCACTCCCTATTTCACAACCTCAAAAAGGCTTGCAGTAGTGCCCTTAGAATCTAAGCCTTTTGAAGTGCCTATGGCTGTTGCTGTAAGTAGGGCTTTTGCCTTTCGGTCTTATTGCTCCTGGTTTTGATCTGTATGACCTCTGGGCGGTACAAAGTACACTTCTTCCATTGAGGCAGGTAGTAACCTTGGATCCAAGTAGACCTTTGATTTTATTGAAGCTCTGCCTCTGTAAAGAATTTTTGGGAATACAACCcaatgattttattaatttattgatgCTTTGGTTATGTTTGTTTCTTTGTTACCAAAGATTTTATTAACTAAATACAAAACTACCAAATCTGATATGGATTTTGAGCTTATATTTACAATTTTGGCATTGatgtacttatcaaaaaaaaaaaaaaaatggtatcaaTGTAGTATTTATATTGTCTTGGTTGGGCTTCCTCTTGCTTCTTCATGGTCTGTCCACTCAGGTTATAGCAGGCAGATTATGATGAATttgtagtttttaatttttattttgtcttttgtcttttataaGATGTATTGGAGATGATTTCATTTCCTTTCAGACTAGACTACTAGTGAGTAGTGGCTTTACCAGAGAACTTTATTCTGATGATTGGAAATTTgcatgaccttttttttttttttttactcatgtaaaattaaattttgctattACAGCACAGGGACTTGAAGCGATTTTTCTTGTCAGCATTCTACCATTTGGGCGACTCTCATCTGGTCTATAACATGATATCACTCTTATGGAAGGGGATTCAATTGGAAACTTCAATGGGAAGTGCTGAATTTGCCTCTATGGTTGCTGCTCTTCTTACTATGTCCCAGGGAATCACACTTATACTAGCAAAATCCCTTCTCTTGTTCTTTGACTATAAGAAGGCATACTACTCTGAGTATGCTGTTGGATTTTCTGGTGTTCTCTTTGCCATGAAAGTTGTTCTTAATTCTCATTCAGAAAACTACACTTATGTGCATGGACTAGTAGTGCCAGAGAGATATGCTGCATGGGCAGAGTTGCTTCTCATCCAAATGTTTGTACCTGGTGTCTCATTCCTCGGTCACCTTGGTGGAATACTTGCTGGGATTCTCTATCTGCGTTTGAAAGGTGGATATTCAGGTTCAGACCCATTGACTGTACTCTTTAAAGGTCTAGCTGGTGCATTGAGCTGGCCTGTGAAGCTTATAAGGAAGTTCTTTGGGTCCCAGCAGCGGAGGATTTCTGGTAGGGGAACTGTTGGCAGGAATCGTGCTGACACAGGAAGGACTCCATCTGATGTGTGGAGATGCCAAGAATGCACATTTGATAATTCTGGTTGGTTAAGTGTTTGTGAGATGTGTGGAACAAATCGAAGTGGCAATGGAAATGGATTTTCTTCCCGTCAATCATTACATCATTCCCGTGACCCTTCTTTAGAAGAAGTACGGCGTCGGAGGATTGACAGATTTGGGAGATGATCATGATTCAAGAAAGCCTGTGCTTATAAACCTCAGGAAGACAGTAGATTCATTTGAACTTAAGAAGGCAGATATCAATGGGAAGACATGACTTCTATTTTGATGCTGCTTTCTCTGGCCCTATTGTATTGTTTTCTATATAGGCtgaagattgttactttgtgaCAGTATCTTTTTAGTTGTAAATCCGGGCACCTCTTTTCTTTTGGGTTACCTCTTATCtagttatttttttgtgttgttaatgattaaaattggtgtgtgcGAGTGGAGGTGGGAGATGGAAATTGCTTTTGGAAATGCGTATATGATAGAGATCTAGAATGAAGCCAAATAATTAGGTCTGATGGCAATATTTTTGGGTGAACTCTAGTGTGCATTACCTACAACTACAACCAGGTCTTCATAAATCCTGATAAAACGATGAAGCCAAactaataacaataacaatgatGTATTGCTGTAAACTATTTTATGGACTCctattttttgatgaatagcCCCATCAAAGGGGAGGTGCTTGATGACTCTTATCTAGATGATAGGTGTCATCTTTATTTGGATTGCCCAAACAAAAATCCATTCATGAAAAGTTATCCAATAATGAAAATAAGATCTCAATGTGATATAGGTTGAGTTCATTTTTCTGCTTGATCTCAATCTGATATTGGTTGAATTCCTTTTCTGCTTTTAGTGGGATGATGGCTCTTCCTGACAACGTGCTTTCTTATACGGGCTATTAGTGGTTTTTGGGTGGAAAACGTAATGTTCAGTTTTGAAATGTTAGTAAAATTTGCATTAACGTGAATTTCATTTAAgataaggttttattttttggtaatcGAACAAGGGTGGACAAGTGTTCAAATACTGtcta contains:
- the LOC115994834 gene encoding F-box/kelch-repeat protein At1g16250 isoform X1, whose product is MEPVNQCVIPGLPDDLALRCLAKLSHGHHGVLETVSTKWRDLIRSSDFASFKAREGWCGNWLFVLTEGSSNEWVAYDPEADIWHPLPKIPTTHADCKHVGFSCVSVCNRFLVIGGSYVPHDPVFPHQKPSRTNEVMQFDPYRKKWSRVASMRTPRSQFACSVISGKVYVAGGFNLSCTRGLALAEVYDPLTDKSCRWEELPPMLNPQMNCLGLSYKGKFYVLSDRVGLPDQKTSEVLSPADRNWCTVEDIWPFSREMQFAAQVIGDDRVYTVVDLGESLIKTRYTDKGEWYNVGIVPSVILPDHPRPLEAFSYGFAALRHELYIVGGKVLKWEESGAGRFDIVKLGLVRVCDPSAMPLTWREIKPMCGSAYGSIIGCASLEERY
- the LOC115994834 gene encoding F-box/kelch-repeat protein At1g16250 isoform X2, coding for MEPVNQCVIPGLPDDLALRCLAKLSHGHHGVLETVSTKWRDLIRSSDFASFKAREGWCGNWLFVLTEGSSNEWVAYDPEADIWHPLPKIPTTHADCKHVGFSCVSVCNRFLVIGGSYVPHDPVFPHQKPSRTNEVMQFDPYRKKWSRVASMRTPRSQFACSVISGKVYVAGGFNLSCTRGLALAEVYDPLTDKWEELPPMLNPQMNCLGLSYKGKFYVLSDRVGLPDQKTSEVLSPADRNWCTVEDIWPFSREMQFAAQVIGDDRVYTVVDLGESLIKTRYTDKGEWYNVGIVPSVILPDHPRPLEAFSYGFAALRHELYIVGGKVLKWEESGAGRFDIVKLGLVRVCDPSAMPLTWREIKPMCGSAYGSIIGCASLEERY
- the LOC115994835 gene encoding rhomboid-like protein 14, mitochondrial, which codes for MERGRGRMLPLLALHAASEFYRLERKPPVTAALLAANTLIYLRPGFLHSILPSIDQVWFNPYLILRHRDLKRFFLSAFYHLGDSHLVYNMISLLWKGIQLETSMGSAEFASMVAALLTMSQGITLILAKSLLLFFDYKKAYYSEYAVGFSGVLFAMKVVLNSHSENYTYVHGLVVPERYAAWAELLLIQMFVPGVSFLGHLGGILAGILYLRLKGGYSGSDPLTVLFKGLAGALSWPVKLIRKFFGSQQRRISGRGTVGRNRADTGRTPSDVWRCQECTFDNSGWLSVCEMCGTNRSGNGNGFSSRQSLHHSRDPSLEEVRRRRIDRFGR